One window of the Microtus ochrogaster isolate Prairie Vole_2 chromosome 10, MicOch1.0, whole genome shotgun sequence genome contains the following:
- the Cd164l2 gene encoding CD164 sialomucin-like 2 protein isoform X2 yields the protein MASPGPRALRAALCGGCCCLLLCAQLIIAGKGAPGFGRIALIRLSVWSTVHGGCKHLAQCERCVDRAHNLSDCVWQQCGPEEPGHCVVQAEVDKEGCPVYNRSESCPASHHHPTHEPKTSTTESPLVPEAHKPGFDAASFTGGIVLVLSLQATAFFVLRFLKVKDSTYQTLM from the exons ATGGCCTCACCCGGACCCCGCGCCTTGCGTGCTGCACTCTGCGGCGGTTGTTGTTGCCTCCTCCTGTGTGCCCAGCTGATTATAGCTG gtaaAGGAGCTCCAGGCTTTGGGCGGATTGCCTTGATCCGCCTGAGCGTCTGGTCGACTGTCCATGGGGGCTGCAAACACCTGGCACAGTGTGAACGCTGTGTGGACAGAGCCCACAACCTCTCCGATTGCGTCTGGCAGCAATGCGggccagaggagccag GACATTGTGTGGTCCAAGCTGAAGTGGACAAGGAGGGTTGCCCTGTCTATAACCGGTCAGAGTCATGCCCAG CATCCCACCACCATCCCACCCATGAACCAAAGACAAGCACAACAG AGAGTCCCCTAGTCCCTGAAGCCCACAAACCAGGTTTTGACGCAGCCAGCTTCACCGGGGGCATTGTACTGGTGCTGAGCCTGCAAGCCACAGCCTTCTTTGTGCTGCGCTTCCTCAAGGTCAAGGACAGCACTTACCAAACGCT AATGTGA
- the Cd164l2 gene encoding CD164 sialomucin-like 2 protein isoform X1: MGVPGLTLASSASGVKKGRATAAARSADPQSRPPAPMASPGPRALRAALCGGCCCLLLCAQLIIAGKGAPGFGRIALIRLSVWSTVHGGCKHLAQCERCVDRAHNLSDCVWQQCGPEEPGHCVVQAEVDKEGCPVYNRSESCPASHHHPTHEPKTSTTESPLVPEAHKPGFDAASFTGGIVLVLSLQATAFFVLRFLKVKDSTYQTL, from the exons ATGGGCGTCCCCG GTCTCACTCTGGCAAGCTCGGCGAGTGGAGTCAAGAAAGGACGCGCCACAGCAGCTGCCCGGTCCGCCGACCCCCAATCCCGCCCCCCGGCGCCCATGGCCTCACCCGGACCCCGCGCCTTGCGTGCTGCACTCTGCGGCGGTTGTTGTTGCCTCCTCCTGTGTGCCCAGCTGATTATAGCTG gtaaAGGAGCTCCAGGCTTTGGGCGGATTGCCTTGATCCGCCTGAGCGTCTGGTCGACTGTCCATGGGGGCTGCAAACACCTGGCACAGTGTGAACGCTGTGTGGACAGAGCCCACAACCTCTCCGATTGCGTCTGGCAGCAATGCGggccagaggagccag GACATTGTGTGGTCCAAGCTGAAGTGGACAAGGAGGGTTGCCCTGTCTATAACCGGTCAGAGTCATGCCCAG CATCCCACCACCATCCCACCCATGAACCAAAGACAAGCACAACAG AGAGTCCCCTAGTCCCTGAAGCCCACAAACCAGGTTTTGACGCAGCCAGCTTCACCGGGGGCATTGTACTGGTGCTGAGCCTGCAAGCCACAGCCTTCTTTGTGCTGCGCTTCCTCAAGGTCAAGGACAGCACTTACCAAACGCTGTGA